From the Moorena sp. SIOASIH genome, the window GGATTCTAAACGGTTGTTACGAGATGGGTGTGGAGCCATATCTGAACACGTTTTTCTCCCCTTCTATTCTCACAGCGCTTTTCCACTTTTCTGATAAAAGATCAATTTCATCTGAGTATGTTGCTAAATTGGCAGATTTTTGGCAGCTTTTTACAAAGCTTGACATAGTGATAGCTAGCTTCAAATTTCATTTGTCCTTAGTCATTAGTCCTTTTCACATCACTGTGTTGCCAAATTGGCAAATTTTTACATAGTTTGATATAGTGATAGGTAGCTTCAAATTTTCTTAGTCATTAGTCCTTTGTGGCTAACCACGGTCTGTTGGTATTTACAAATGACTAATGACTAAATAACTAATAACTAATAACTAATGACTAATCAGCACTTGTTAACGATCTATTAAAGATCTAGCTGCTGCTGCGCTAGATGATAGTAAAGACCTTGACGATCCATGAGTTCCTCATGGTTGCCTTTCTCGACCAGAACACCTCGGTCTAGGACAAGGATGCAGTCAGCATTGCGCACTGTAGAGAGGCGGTGGGCGATGATGAAGGTAGTGCGATCGCGACTAATGCGAGCTAAGTTTTGTTGAAAGCGGCGCTCGGATTCTGTATCTAGAGAGCTAGTCGCTTCATCCAGAATCAGAATCTTGGGGTTGCCCAATAGGGCTCGGGCTATGGCAATCCTTTGTCGTTGTCCACCAGAAAGGGTAGAGCCTCGCTCTCCTACTTTTGTATTATATCCCAAAGTCATACCTTGAATAAAGGCATGGGCTTCTGCTAGTTTGGCTACCTCTACGGCTTGATCGAGGCTGAAATCTGGTCGGTAGAGAGTGATATTTTCGACAATTGTCCCCGAGAACAAGAAACATTCTTGGGGTACCACACCCATTTGAGAACGCAAGGATTGGGGGGAAATATGGCGGATATCGTGTCCATCTATCAAAATACGACCATTAGTCGGATGATAGAGACCTTGGAGTAGCTTCACCAAGGTACTCTTGCCCGAGCCACTGCGCCCCACTAGAGCAATGGTTTCTCCAGCCCTAATATCTAGGGAAATATTCTGTAGGATATTGCGATCCTCATCCTCCGAGTATCGGAAGGTAACATCTTCCAATATTACATCACCCTTAATCTCAGGTAGAACCAGCATCGGTTCTTGAGGATTCTCCTCTGGCTTAGCAGATAAGACATCATTCAGCCGTTCTACAGACACCAAGATTTCTTGAAACTCATCCCAAAGATTCACTAGAGCCAAAATTGGACCAGTCACTCGGCCAATGAGCATATTAAACGCGACATACTGACCGATAGTAAGCTGCTCACTAATTACTAAGCTAGCGCCAAACCAAAGTAAAGCGGTGCTGCTGAGAGTATTAATTAGAGAACTAATTGACCCCAACCCGTTCGCTAGGTTTCTACCTTTAAATTGTACATTCAACTGATTGGTGAGGCGATCTTCCCAGCGCCAGCGCACTTCTTGTTCTGAAGCCGCCGTTTTTACAGTAGCAACCCCTGACATCATTTCCACTAACATAGAATTTTGTTGAGCTGCTTCTTTAAAAATTTCCCTGGACACCTGGCGTAGAAAGGGACTGGCAATCACAGTCAAGATGGCGATGGGTAAAATCGTTGCCAGCACCAGCAAGGTTAAGCGCCAATTGTAGTAGAGCATCAGTCCAATATAGACAAACACCATCACCACATCTAGCCAAGTAGCAATAGCTTGCTGAGTTATAAAACCCTGAATTTTTCCAGTTTCCTGAATTCGGGTCAGGATATCCCCCACCTGGCGGGATTCAAAAAACTTCAGGGGTAAGGTCAGGGTATGGTTTATGAACCCACTGATGAAGGTGAGACTAAGCCGATTAGAAAAATAGTCGAGCAAGTAGCGTCTGGTTAGACTAACCCCAATTGTCCAAAGGCCAAAGATGATTAGACCAATGGAGAAGACATTGAGAGTGACAAGGCTTCTGTTGATAATCACCCGGTCAAGAATGATCTGGGTAAATAGGGGAGTAATCAGACCAAAAACCTGAAGGATGAGGGTAGCCAGGATAATTTGCAGCAGAACTGAGCGATGGGGCCATAGCAACCCCCAAAACGGCCCTAGAGAACGTTTGTCGCTGGGAATCACTGCTAGTTGGGGAGTTGGATCCAAGAGCATGGCATACCCAGTCCAACCTTGGAGAAAGTCTTTGCGAGGAAGCGATCGCTTCCCCACTGCTGGATCAGCAACGAGTACCTTATTACCCTTTACCTGGTAGACAACAATATAGTGATCTCCTTGCCAGTGAGCAATCCAAGGATTACTCCGATCCGCTAAGCGACCTAAAGAAGCCCTGACTGGACTAGCTTGAAACCCTAAACTTTCCGCTGCTTTAGCTAAACCTTTGAGGGATGAACCAGAACGACCCACTCCCGCCAGTTCCCGCAGGGAGTTGAGAGCAAACCTTTTGCCCCAATACTGCCCAATCATGGCTAAGCAGGCAGCACCACAATCGGAGGAAGATTGCTGCTCAATAAAAGGATAGCGCTGCCAAAACCTTAGGAATCTCCAACCTTGCTTTGCTGGTTTGGGAAAATCAAAGCTTTCTGACTGACTCGGTTCTTTTGGCGTTTGTTGCTTAGGAGGTTCTAAAACTCGCCGAGTCGGTCGTGCTCTAGTCTGGTTTGGATGTGGTGACGGAGTATGGGTCTTGTTAACTAGGCGTTGATGGGATGGAGATTTACCGTCACCATTTTTAGCAGTTTGCCTGTTCTCCTGATCCGGTGACTCGGTGGAGTTATCCAAAACTGGTGCGATCGCGCAAGCCGCTTGCCAATGCTCTTGAGGCAGCTGGTAAAGCAATACATCAGTTTGGGCAATCCAATTTGTTGGTACTGACATCGGATATCCCCAACTTTCTCCGATGCTAGGAAATGGGGCAGAGGAATTTTCCTCTGTTCCTTCTGGCGTTCCCATTTGACCACTACGTAGCCAGCAATGCCCAGCTTGGGAACAGGACACCAGAGACTCCCCAGCCTCAATTCGTGTTTCTACGATGTAGGGCAACAGTTGATTTAGGGTAACACCGTTAAGCGTACGCAATTTGGTCAAAGTCTTGAAGAAAATTAGGCATTGCCGGTGCTGGGCTTGTTTCCCCAGGATTTCCGACCACTTTGGCAACCGTTCCAACCAAGGCAAGAGTTGATTTAGCGAAATACGAGCAACTTGTCCTGAACTCGCTGCGATCGCTCTGTAAGGATAGGATAGACTACCTAAGAGATCATAGGCACCAAAGGTTTCCCCTTCTTCGAGTACCTGTATGGAAACCTCCCGCTGTTTTTCAGCATCAAAGCCTAGTAGTCGTATCCGCCCCTGACAAACTAGGTAAAGATATTGGTGGTCTTGTTCAATCTGAACAGAATCTTGGGATAGCTCTGGTCTAGTATAGGCAAGGATTTTATCCCCTAACTGGAATTGCTCAAGGTCAAATGATTGACTAAATTCATAGTTGAGCTTTGGATCGACTGAGTCTAGGGTCAAGCTTTGAAGCACCACTGATAAATTGCTAGCAGGGTCTGGGTTGATAGAAGACGGTGGTTTCCCAGGCTCTGCCGAATCCCTGATTATATTCTTCATATGTTAAACATTGAAAATTGATTTTTAACAATTAACCATTTACAATTAACCATTTACAATTAACTACATTTAGTTATCTAATAGCCTAGTTTTTGTCAAGTCACTAACCGACTCTTTACCAATAATTCACAAAAACTTCACCAAAACTTTAAGTAAACTTCATTGAAACTTTAAATTCCCCCTATAGCATCTGGTGTAAAGTAAACCCATAAGGGTTGGGGATAGGGAGATAGGAGGTCAAGTCTGAGCCAGCTCATTAAGCCAATAGATGTCAGCTGGATGTAAGCAGATAGCGCGGTTGATGCGAGTGGAGTTCAACAGATTAAACGGGAAGACGTTGAAAACTAGGCTCTGCATCAATAATCCATCAAACTGACCAAGGCAGGCGGTTAAGTTCAGACTTGATCAATCTCCCAAATTTCCCGCTTAGCTGACTAGACCTTACTAACAACCTTTGATTGTGATACAGGGGTTTTGCCAACTGGATGCTTACCAGCTTGACTATTTTCTTTGATTAACCGATTGTAGGTTCGGTAAGGGATGTAATGGAGGGGGTTGTAGCCAGAAAAACGCAGAACTAACACACAAGCCCAAGAATACTTGCCTGCGATGATAGCTTCTACGACCTGGTTAAGCTGCTCATTAGTCATGACTTGTTCAGAGCTCGTAGAGGTTGACGTTGGTTGAGATGTTCTACTAGTTGATGGTCTACTAGTTATTGAAAGCAATTTTTTTGCCATGGTAGTCACCCAGAATTAACGACATCTTGTAATGGTCTATACCCAACTGGCAAAGGGAAGTTGCCAGTTCACCGGGGTAATAATTAAGCCTTGGAACCGGTTTTGGATTATTGCAATTTATCCACATAGCTGACTATGGGCTTTTAGCTCATAGCGCTTTGTCTAAACTCTGTATAAACACGCTTTGTATAAACGCGCTTTGCGCGTACAAACTAGCGTGGGGGACAATAACAAACTCTCAACCCAAGGATTAATCGGTGGCATCTGTTGAGGCTGACTCACTCAACAGATGCCACCATGATCATTGGCCACAATGGATTTAACAACTGCTGGACTAGAACCGACTTTAGTTTGAGATCGATTACCAATCTAAATACTTGCCAGTGGGGTTGAGTTTTCCCAATCAGCCCCATAGGAGTCCCTTGCACTGCGGGCAGCTGATTAATTGCAGTTATGTCAAAGAAGACTTTCAAGAGATTGAACATCCCTTGCAGTAAGCTGATTTGCCCCTTTTCTGCTCCCACCGAGACTGATACGTTTGACGATAGCACATCATTCCGGAAATAGCTGCTATCCTGTTCAATGCCTTCAGTGCCAACACCAGTGTCGGAGGTGTCAGATTTAAGAACCCTCAGCAATCGGTTCGAGATAGTTAACCCACAGCACTGCCAGGGATGGCTAGGGTCCTCAGTGGGATTTAAACCTACTGCTTTCAGGTTCAATTTGCTAAGCACCCCTGAAAAGCTCTTAGTAACAAGCTGGATTAGAGAATGCGGCGATGGCTTCCGCTTTCCTAATGGTATGTTCATGAGTCTGTTGGATGATTTTTTCAAAGTTGATGCTGTTGTGACACCTAATGTGACACCTAATTTTTCACAATACCAGAGGCTTGCCTACATAGACTAAGCGCAGATGTAGTGAAAGATTGATCCTATTTCAGGCACCCGCAACAACAAATACAAACCCTCTTTAAATTCCTCTGTCTTTAGACAGAAAGCTTTTATGTTGTCTGGAGTAAATCCCCAAACACCTAGACACCGAAACAAATGAGCACCTGAATTTACAAATATTCTAGAGTTTTTATCTAGAGTTTCTGTGTGGCTAAATGCTGAGCTGAGCGCTTTGAGTATATCTACTCAGCCTTAGCTCCATAAAGTCTAGCCTGAAGTAGTTACAAGTTCTATTAAAAAAGCTGGCCGAGTGAGCTGAAACAATAAAATCACTACCTTGAGCATAGTTACCCTCTTTGATTCTTTCAAAAAAGACAAATCCAAAATTGGATTGGTTTGGCTGTAAGGTTGATGAAGTTATATTTCACGCCGATGATCTTGAACGTGAAACTTTGTTCATCTACAAAAGGAAATCTAGTAAATTCAAGGGGTAATTGTCAAGCGAAAACTCACATTTCTTTTCTACATTCACATTTTTTTCATATTTTTTTCACAAAATTACCAAATTTACGCAAATTTCACACAATCTTCACGTAATCTTGAGTAAGCTGACATGGAAATCTAGGACCTATATGTCACCCTCCTCAACCTAAAGGGAACTTTAATGAAATCTTTACTATATGTTTACTAAATCTTGCTCCACCCCCAATGTAAATTTTTGTGACAAATATCATGGTCAATCTGCCCCCTCTGTCCCCTCTTCGGGTCTATTCTCCCTCTAGGGTTACTGAACTAAGGAACTCCGTCAAGTTTAGTCGGGTCAGTGACCAATTCCTAATTCCCAATTCCCAATTACCAATTCCCCTCAATCATTGCATGAATCAGCAACGGCCTCCCTCTTGCCGATCGTCTTGGCTTTATGACGTCATAGAGATTGTGATAGTTGAACAAGGGGGGTGGCATCAGGGAAAGGCAACCACAACATTGACTCATCTGTTAGGTTAATACCCCGTCGAAGTGTTAAAATCAACCATCATCTGTCTTTTTACTAACCTATTCCTATGAGGCGGTTAAGACAACTCTTCCAAAAACTTAGAAATGCAGGCAAAGATGAGAATTTTTTATACGGGCTAAATCTGTTCGAGGGTTTTGTTTCCAAAGTTCTCTCTTTGGTGATGGTGGTGGTAATATTGGTGGCACTTAGTAGCCTAGTTATTTCACTAGTTAAAGAAATAACCAATCCAGAAGCAATAGTTTTGAGCAAAACACTTTTCAAAATATTTGGACTGTTTCTAAATATTCTCATTGCACTAGAAATTTTAGAGAATATAACCGCTTATCTGCGAAAACATGTTATTCAACTTGAGTTAGTTGTTGTTACGTCTTTAATTGCAGTTGCCCGTAAAATCATTATTCTTGACCTTAAAACAACTTCTGGAAGCCAGGTAATTGGATTAGCAATTGCCATTATATCTCTATCAATTAGTTACTGGATTATACGGAGTACTAGCATAAGAAAACATTATTAATGAATAAGTTTGAGAAGATTATGACTAATTTTTTCCAATTTGAAGCCGATTTTGTGGATTCCTTACGCTGTATTCCTATGCAAGTCCGGATGAAATTAGACACTTGCGGCATCAAACTTAAACTGAGCCACTGGCATCAGTTTAATCAACAGGAGCGTCAGCAACTGGTAGAGATACCCTGCACTACGACCGAGTCAATCCAAAAGTATGGAGACTATGTTCAACACCTAGTTATAAACTATACAGGAAAACCGGCTTCTAATTTACCTGTTGATCCCCAAGCTCCCTGGATGAATTCTCAGCTCATTCCAGCTACCGTGGCGGAAAAAGCTATGGAATTTGGAGTCGTAGTAACTACTCAACAGTGGGCAGCACTAACTCCTATCCAACGTTTTGCCCTGATTAAACTGACGCGCCCTAGTCATGAAAACAAAAACTTTTTACCAGCACTCAAGGAATTCCAATTAGTTGTTGTTGACAGTTAACCTACCCGATAAGGGAAGCATCAGGGGAACACCCTTTAAAAAACTCAGAGCAAGTCAAATATGCCGATTAAATCTCGATTACCTTAACTGCTAGAAGTACCTAGCTGATCTACCACGACCTGATCCCGACAAGACTGGTTTTGGGCTTTCTGTATTATCTCTCGCATTTGATCAACATTATCTAAGGCTGAATTAAGCTGGCTTTGACGTAATTCTGAGGATAGGTTAGATTGGTTAAGTAGGTTCTCTAGAATAGCTTGAATAGTGTTGAGCAGGATACACAGTTGATAATCTTGACTGGTACCCAAGTTACTTTTGGGATATTTGAAAGCCTCACACTGTTGGGAATGATTTAATCCTTGAGCCTCTATCGGTTGTGACAAAATCACTGTTAGTTCTCTGTTTTCGTCTCTGTTTTGGTCTCTGTTGGGTGGCTCTGATTTATGATTAAACATATCTCCTGATAAAGCGATCGCATTTTCTGGCACCTCCCCAGACTGCTCACCAGGGGTAATGGCTTTGTGGGATTTGTTAACGGATTCTTTGGCTGGGTCTAATTGCTCAACGGTTTGCTGCAATGTCTCCACAATGCCATACATTTCCATTGGGTCAAACACTCGCAGCAGGGTGGTTTGGGTGACAATACCGATTCCTTGACCCCAATTCCAAGACACCACCAATCGCCGCACACGACGCTTTTGCATTTCCTGATGAGCTGTCCATAGAGAATCTTCAGGACTCAGCAGAAATAGAGGTGTACTCATGACATCCTGAGCCTGGACTTTAGACAAATTCAGCTTGAGAGACTGAAATTGGACAATATCCCGCTCTGTGACAATCCCCACTGGCATACAGCTATCCTCTCCATGGTCGGAGGTAATGACCACACAACTAACTCGGTGCTTATTCATGAGTCGGGCTAAACTCAATACTGAGACAGTTGGAAGGGCATTAACCACCTGAGGGGTCATCACTTCTGATACCCGCCGTAACTTCAGCAGATTGGCTGGTCGCAATACCTGGCGAATTCGCTCTGGTGAAACAACACCCACGAGCTGACCGTGATCATCCACAATTGGTAAGTGGCGAATCCGATACCGACGAAATAGGAATAAGGCGGCAAAGATATCCCGACAAGCAGTTTGAGGAAACGTAATCACAGGCTGTGCCATGAATTCAGCTACTGTTACCTCTTCAAAGTTAATTCCATTAGCTGTTAGCCGGACAATATCCCGCTCAGTAAAGATTCCCAGCAACTGGTCTGAGTGCATTACCAAAACGCAGCTAGACCGTGGCTCACGAATGCTGAGCTGGTCTGATGGTGAGTATAAATTGGGCAATGAACAACTTTTGCCTCCCTCCTTACTCATCAAAGCAATTATGTCTATTAGGAGAGTATCAGGAGCAACGATCAAAGGCTGATGGTCAATTGCTTCTTCTAGGGCTGGGGCGCAGATAAGTCGATCGTTGAGTTGCATAATTAATTTGATGGGTGAAATTCCGTGACCTACAACCGCCGCCAACCGCTACAAACTATGGCGCTGGTGTATTTACTCAGACTGCTCAGTCAAGGATTTTTAGTCTGTCTGCGAATGGGATTGGCTTCATTCTTGCCAGCAGTTGCGCGATGAAGCGTTCGCGTAGCGTGGCCTACGGCCTCAGCTTCCGCGCTTGTGCGAACGCATATCCTTGACATCCTCCCGCCACTAAGCTACCGCGCTTTGTGGGGGATTCCCAAACCTCACGATTTAGGTTTCTGTTTCCTTCCCGTTTCGGCAAAGCCGACACTACGCGAACGGGATTTTCGCAACTGCCCTTCAACCTTATGGTTGTCAGGTCTTATGTTCGCTCCACAGACTGACACGGCAAGTCCTGCCGCCAAAATATTCTGACTCGCGTTGATATCACGGTCATGGATAATCCCACATTCAGGACACTTCCACTCCCTAATATCCAACGGCATTTTATCAACGATATGCCCACAGTTCCCACATCTTTTAGAACTAGGAAACCATCGGTCAATCTTAATTAAGTCTCGACCATACCACTGGCATTTGTAATCCAGTTGTCTAGTTAATTCCCCCCAACTAGCGTCGCTAATAGCAAGGGCAAGTTTATGGTTCTTAACCATGTTTTTTATAGCTAAATCCTCAACGACAATCGTTTGGTTTTCGCGTACCAGTTGAGTAGTCAGCTTATGCAAAAAGTCTTTACGGGTATCAGTTATGTGTCCATGTACTTTAGCTACTTTTAGTCTAGCTTTTTGTCGGTTTTTAGAACCTTTCTTCTTGCGAGACAGGACTTTTTGAACACGTCTTAATTTCTTGTGTAACCCCTTAAAGTGCTTGGGATTAGTAATCTTTTCTCCGTCACTAGTAGCGATCAAGCTATTTATTCCCACATCCAAACCGATAGACTTATCAGTTTTTGGCAAAGGCTTAATAGTATGGTCATCTACCAGAATAGATACATACCAACGTCCTCTAGCATCCAACTTGACAGTAATAGTAGAAGGAGTGCAATTTTCAGGTATTTGTCTACTCCATCGGATTGGCAAGTGCTCAGAGCATTTAGCTAAAAATACTTGCCCATTCTTCCAACGGAAAGCCGACTTAGTAAATTCAGCACTACCGCCATTATGTTTCTTTTTGAAATTGGGATATTTAGCACGTCCTGCCCAGAAATTCGCAAATGCTTTTTTAAGGTTCCTCAAGCCTTGTTGAAGCGGTACACAGCTAACCTCATTAAGGAAACTAAGCTCTTCTTGCTTTTTCCAACTTGTTAGCATTGAGGATGTTTGTGCATACCCAACTCGTTCTTGATTCTCATACCAAGCTTGAGTCCTAGCAGCTAAAGCCATGTTGTAAACCAACCGAGTACAACCCAGTGTCCGTCGCAAGAGAGTTTCTTGCTCGGTCGTTGGGTAAAAGCGATAGCGATAGGCACGTTGAATCATACTCACATTATACACCACTTATTGTGAAGTCATACAAAGCGAGCAGGGCGGCGAATCCTGCTCACCGTTAAGCTTCGCGCTTAACGGGAGTCTCCACGCCGAAGATAGATGAACTGCTTAATCATAAAGACAAAACCCATCAAGATACTGGTAACCCTGGGTTTTGTAGAGGGATGTTACGGACAAATCCCGCAAATCCAGAAATAATATGCACATAACTTCTATAAAGGTATATAATAAATAGATGTTACAGCAAAATCATCTTTAACCCTTATATGACATAGCTTTTGGCTTTCAGAGGTTGCCAGGGAGACTGGGACTTTCGCCATATGGGCTTAGGGGCAAATAATTAGGCATTGCTGACCTAGCTTGGCAATTGTCCGATGGGATTGTCCTATGGAATTGTCCGATCAGCTTCCCTGGCTTATCTAACTTTCTGTTTAAGGTGTTCTAACTACTTTACCAGCTCGGAGTTTACTCTTTTAAGTTCCCTTGACTGGGGTTTTGAGGCAAAGTAGACACCCTAGGGGTTCTACCGTATAGCCGGTCTAAAACCCGCTTAACCGAGATCCGTTTCCAC encodes:
- a CDS encoding peptide cleavage/export ABC transporter: MKNIIRDSAEPGKPPSSINPDPASNLSVVLQSLTLDSVDPKLNYEFSQSFDLEQFQLGDKILAYTRPELSQDSVQIEQDHQYLYLVCQGRIRLLGFDAEKQREVSIQVLEEGETFGAYDLLGSLSYPYRAIAASSGQVARISLNQLLPWLERLPKWSEILGKQAQHRQCLIFFKTLTKLRTLNGVTLNQLLPYIVETRIEAGESLVSCSQAGHCWLRSGQMGTPEGTEENSSAPFPSIGESWGYPMSVPTNWIAQTDVLLYQLPQEHWQAACAIAPVLDNSTESPDQENRQTAKNGDGKSPSHQRLVNKTHTPSPHPNQTRARPTRRVLEPPKQQTPKEPSQSESFDFPKPAKQGWRFLRFWQRYPFIEQQSSSDCGAACLAMIGQYWGKRFALNSLRELAGVGRSGSSLKGLAKAAESLGFQASPVRASLGRLADRSNPWIAHWQGDHYIVVYQVKGNKVLVADPAVGKRSLPRKDFLQGWTGYAMLLDPTPQLAVIPSDKRSLGPFWGLLWPHRSVLLQIILATLILQVFGLITPLFTQIILDRVIINRSLVTLNVFSIGLIIFGLWTIGVSLTRRYLLDYFSNRLSLTFISGFINHTLTLPLKFFESRQVGDILTRIQETGKIQGFITQQAIATWLDVVMVFVYIGLMLYYNWRLTLLVLATILPIAILTVIASPFLRQVSREIFKEAAQQNSMLVEMMSGVATVKTAASEQEVRWRWEDRLTNQLNVQFKGRNLANGLGSISSLINTLSSTALLWFGASLVISEQLTIGQYVAFNMLIGRVTGPILALVNLWDEFQEILVSVERLNDVLSAKPEENPQEPMLVLPEIKGDVILEDVTFRYSEDEDRNILQNISLDIRAGETIALVGRSGSGKSTLVKLLQGLYHPTNGRILIDGHDIRHISPQSLRSQMGVVPQECFLFSGTIVENITLYRPDFSLDQAVEVAKLAEAHAFIQGMTLGYNTKVGERGSTLSGGQRQRIAIARALLGNPKILILDEATSSLDTESERRFQQNLARISRDRTTFIIAHRLSTVRNADCILVLDRGVLVEKGNHEELMDRQGLYYHLAQQQLDL
- a CDS encoding RNA-guided endonuclease TnpB family protein; this encodes MIQRAYRYRFYPTTEQETLLRRTLGCTRLVYNMALAARTQAWYENQERVGYAQTSSMLTSWKKQEELSFLNEVSCVPLQQGLRNLKKAFANFWAGRAKYPNFKKKHNGGSAEFTKSAFRWKNGQVFLAKCSEHLPIRWSRQIPENCTPSTITVKLDARGRWYVSILVDDHTIKPLPKTDKSIGLDVGINSLIATSDGEKITNPKHFKGLHKKLRRVQKVLSRKKKGSKNRQKARLKVAKVHGHITDTRKDFLHKLTTQLVRENQTIVVEDLAIKNMVKNHKLALAISDASWGELTRQLDYKCQWYGRDLIKIDRWFPSSKRCGNCGHIVDKMPLDIREWKCPECGIIHDRDINASQNILAAGLAVSVCGANIRPDNHKVEGQLRKSRSRSVGFAETGRKQKPKS
- a CDS encoding phosphate-starvation-inducible PsiE family protein, with the protein product MRRLRQLFQKLRNAGKDENFLYGLNLFEGFVSKVLSLVMVVVILVALSSLVISLVKEITNPEAIVLSKTLFKIFGLFLNILIALEILENITAYLRKHVIQLELVVVTSLIAVARKIIILDLKTTSGSQVIGLAIAIISLSISYWIIRSTSIRKHY
- a CDS encoding nitrate reductase associated protein, whose amino-acid sequence is MTNFFQFEADFVDSLRCIPMQVRMKLDTCGIKLKLSHWHQFNQQERQQLVEIPCTTTESIQKYGDYVQHLVINYTGKPASNLPVDPQAPWMNSQLIPATVAEKAMEFGVVVTTQQWAALTPIQRFALIKLTRPSHENKNFLPALKEFQLVVVDS
- a CDS encoding CBS domain-containing protein gives rise to the protein MQLNDRLICAPALEEAIDHQPLIVAPDTLLIDIIALMSKEGGKSCSLPNLYSPSDQLSIREPRSSCVLVMHSDQLLGIFTERDIVRLTANGINFEEVTVAEFMAQPVITFPQTACRDIFAALFLFRRYRIRHLPIVDDHGQLVGVVSPERIRQVLRPANLLKLRRVSEVMTPQVVNALPTVSVLSLARLMNKHRVSCVVITSDHGEDSCMPVGIVTERDIVQFQSLKLNLSKVQAQDVMSTPLFLLSPEDSLWTAHQEMQKRRVRRLVVSWNWGQGIGIVTQTTLLRVFDPMEMYGIVETLQQTVEQLDPAKESVNKSHKAITPGEQSGEVPENAIALSGDMFNHKSEPPNRDQNRDENRELTVILSQPIEAQGLNHSQQCEAFKYPKSNLGTSQDYQLCILLNTIQAILENLLNQSNLSSELRQSQLNSALDNVDQMREIIQKAQNQSCRDQVVVDQLGTSSS
- a CDS encoding HetP family heterocyst commitment protein, whose product is MAKKLLSITSRPSTSRTSQPTSTSTSSEQVMTNEQLNQVVEAIIAGKYSWACVLVLRFSGYNPLHYIPYRTYNRLIKENSQAGKHPVGKTPVSQSKVVSKV